Sequence from the Gemmatimonadota bacterium genome:
ACGCGCAAATCGCGAAAGTGTCATCTTGCCATCTCTGTTTATTCGGGTCTAAAGAGGTTTGCGAGCCAGGAAACAGTACAGCGGTGTGAAGATACCTGTCTTGCCACCCGAAACATAGGCGTCCGCGGTGCGATCAAGGAGCCGGACGACTTCCGATGAACCCTTCGGTAGCAGACGCAGCATTTCGGCCATCTTCGATCCCGCGATGATGGCTTTACGGCCCCATGGAAGCCTGCGCAGCGTATTCCCCAACGTGCCGTGACGACTATCCATGGTACGATACCAGGGCGTGGACGGTCCTTCCTGGATGTCCCGGTCCTTTCCTTCAATGACGTGGAATCCCGCCGCTTCAAGCGCGCGATTCACTTCTTCGAACGTCGCGATGTCGTTCAGTGCAATACCACGCCGGAGTTCCTGCTCAATAGCACGGTGGCTGGCGTCTTCCGGATCGAACTTGTCGGTCAGGCACATTTCCTGGCCCCAGAACAGCGCGCCCGGTTTGAGTACGCGGTATATCTCCTCGAACGCGCGTACCTTGTCCGGCGCGTGGCACGTCGACTCGATGGCATAGCCCCTGTCGAACGTCCCGTCCTCGATGCCGTCCATATTCATGAAGCTGCATGCCTCATAATCGACCATGTGGCCGATTCCCGCCTCGGCGTTCAACTTCCTTGCCTGTTTGAGTTGGACTTCACTGATGTTGATACCGACGACCTTGACACCGGTCTCACGGACGACGCGGCGCATAGGGCCGCCGACCCCACAACCAACGTCCACCACCGTCATGCCCGGCTTCAAGTCCAGCTTCGAGATCATCAACCGCTGATGACGGACGATGGATTCTTCCAGGCTCTCATCGGGTGTGAGTGGTACGAAATGCAGGGATTCGTTCCAACCCCACACCATGAATCCGCTGCAAAGATCATAGTACTCTTGCACCGTTGACGCATGGTCGTATCCGCCCGTGCCGTCGGATTCCGGCGCCGCCCGGGCCGACCGGGCCGACCGGGCCGACCGGGCCGACCGCGCGATCCAGCCGTCGAAGTGCCGGACACGACCCTTGACGCCCGTTCCCCGGTAAGCCTCACGCAGATCTCTGGACAGTTTACCCAGTTTCAATACGGTGACATCTCCCCTGGAATTCGTCTCAACGGCTTCAGACAGGCAACTCGCGTCTCTGCTCGGTGATGACGAATTTCAGCTTCTTGCTCGGTTTCAAAGAGGGAAACGGATTGAACTTGAGCTTGAAGTTTGCGGGCGACATTTCGAGCCTGAAGTAATGCGCCAGCAACAGCAGGTTGACCGCCAGTTGCAGTTCCATCCAACGGGTGCCGAGGCACATGTGCGTGCCCAGTCCGTACGGAGCGTATCCGGGACTGCGATGTTCGTGGCGCGGCGGCAGATAGCGGTCGATGTCGAATTTGTACGGGTCGGGAAATATGTCGCGCATGTAATGCGTGGCGGTCGGCGCGATATGGAGCCGTTCTCCCAGGGGCAGTTCGTACCCGTCGAAAACACACACGTTCATTACGTTTCGAATTGACATGGGCACGATCGGGTACATGCGCATGCACTCCATGAGGAAGCGGTGCGTAACGTCGATCGCGGGTGGTGCGAGCGCCTCTGCTTCCGGATCGCCGTTCCCGAACAAGGCATCGGATTCCTCTCGGATTTTCTCGTAGAGCGCAGGCTGTGACACCATGGCGTATACCACAAGGCTATACATATCGCCCAGGTACACGCTGGCAATCAACGCCGCGGAAAAGGAAAACCGCAGGTTGGATTCAGGGAGAAACTGCGGGTCGCTTGCGTGGAGGCTGAGGTACTCGTCCACGAGGTCCCGCGGGCTGTCGGCCCGTTGGGCAGGGGTATGGACGCCTTCTATTCGTTCCATCAGCGTATCCAGGGCTTTCGCCCGCCGTTTCATGCCCGGGGTGTTCAGCGTGAATTTAGGCAGGATCCTGGCGACGTGCACGCTGAGCGCCCGTTCCTTGAACTTCATCAGATCGTCCAGGACGTCCTGGGAATCGACGCCGATAAACAGGGGCGAAAGTTGTGAGTTGATCATCCGGCGGCACATGGTCGAAGCGGTATAGGCGTCTCCGACGTTCCAGCTTGCCATGTGACGGCGCGCATGTTGGTAGAGCTGGCCCAACTGCCCTCCCAGTCTCCCGCGGGAATACGCTGGCGACAGGGACTTGCGAAGCCGGAAGTGATCGGCGCCGTCCAGGGAAGGCAAGAGGCCGGATGCCCCGTAGACCTTCTCGAATTCGCTGAAGTAATCCCTGGCCCTCAGGTACATGCGTCCGTGCTTGTGCACCCAGCGGTTTACCTCGAGTCCTGCCATAAAGACCATGGGCCTGGCGAACGGAGGACGGATCTTGAACACCGGACCGTACTCCTCTGCCAGGCTCGCAAATAGCGCGTTGAGGTTGCCGTCTCGTACGTGCGGGTTTCGCAGCAGTTTACGAAGCGAAACCATCGGGATCTTACGCGTAAAAGCGGCCCGGCGAAGCGTCGGGCTGGCCATTTTGTGTGAGACTGCTTCGGCGATTGACCGGCCGATTTCGTCCATCTTGCAGATGAACTCGATGCGCTGCTCCGACTCTTCGTCGAGTTGGAACATGAATCGAAAAACGTCACAGGTATTGACCAGGCATATGACGATGACGTCTCTCGGGTCGGGTATCTCGTTCATGAAGATCGCCCGGCTGATCCGCGTTCTGATGAACTGATTCGCCGTGCCCTTTTCGTCCTCTTCGTACAATCCCATCTTCCAGTCGACTCGGGCCAGCGTCCAGAACTCGCCGTCGTGGTGTTCCAGGACTTTCATTTCTACCAGGCGATCCAGCACCGAATCGATAATCGTCTCCGCCCGGGGAGCCAGCCGTTCGATCCAGTATTGCGTATTCTGCTGATTGGGCTCGCTCGCGATTTCCTCGAGTATGAAATCGATGGTGGAATTGCCCGTGGGCGTCTGGTCGAGGAGAAACAGGGACTCCACATCCGTGTCGATGCGGGACCTGAGTGAGAGTTCCGCAAGCACGGCACCGACCACGGCGCAATGCAAATGCCAACCGGGCACCTGGTGGAAGTAGCCGGTCTCCTCGTTGAGCAGCATCAGGATGAGTTCCTGAGTCAACGTAAGCGGTTGGGGCTTCGTGCCTTTATTGGTTTCAGTCATCAGATCTGCCCTCCCTTCATCATACGCAGATGAATGGTGGAAAGCGCGGGAACGACCATCATGATTATAACCGTAACAAAGAGTATACCGCAACCGAGCGATGCGGCAAAGGGAACCAGAAACTGCGCCTGAATGGCGGTTTCCAGAATCAGCGGCGTAAAACCTAGAAACGTAGTCAGGGAAGTGAGCATAATCGGACGAAAACGACCCTTTGCGCCCTCGATGATCGCGGTCCGTATCGGGTCGCCCTCCTTGCGTTTCTGATCGATGAAATCAATCATGACCAGGGAATCGTTCACGACCACGCCGCTCAGGCCGAAGATTCCCAGAAAGGACACGGCGCTCAGGGCTACGCCAAGGACCCAGTGGCCCAGGATCACTCCGATGAATCCGAAGGGGATCACCGCCATGATGATGAACGGCTTGGTATAGGATCGCAAGGGGATGGCGAGCAGTGCGAAAATCATGATCAGCGCGATCGCAAACCCGCGATACAGCGCATCCAGGGAATCGAGCTGCTGTTGTTGTTCACCTCCGAACGTGTAGGTCAGATCCGGGTACACGTCGGTCAATGCCGCAAGGATCGAACCTTCCAGGATGTTGTTGGCCTGGTCGCCGGAGATGACCGCGGCGTCCACGTCCGCGGAGACCGTGACGACACGCTGGCCATCCTTCCGCCGTATGGCCGGCGGCGAAACGCCCGGGTTCAGCGTGGCCACGCTGACGACCGGGACCTCGGCCCCGCCCGGCGTGCGGACCAGGTACCTTTCGATATCGGTGATGGAACTCCGCTCATCGGCGGGCAGGCGCACGTAGACGCGGACCTCTTCCCTGCCGCGTTGGACCCGGACGGCATCCGCGCCGAAAAACGCCGCGCGCGTCTGTCCGGCCAACGCTTCCAGCGTCAGATCCAGGGTACGCGCTTCCGGCCGTAGTTCAAGCTGCATTTCCGGAATGCCCGGGGTGTGATCCGACCGGATGTCGTGGACACCCGCCACTTCCCGGAGACCGTCGACCACGTCGTTCGCAATCCGGGCGAGCAGTTCAGGGTCCGGATGGGACAGTACGGCCTCGACCGGGTTGCCCAGGTCAAACACCGCGCCGCTGAAGGTGAGGCCGCGCACGTAGGGAAGTACGCCCACCTCTTCCCGCCATGCCTGCACGACCTCTCCGGATGAGATCTGCCTTTGCTGCGCACTCAGGAGTTTGAATTCAATGGTAGCGATGTTGGCCTGGGGATTGAGGGTGGGAGCCGGATTGAGTCCGCCTTCGAGTCTCGATCCCATACCGACGGTCACCGTAACGCCGCTCAGCAGCGGCGGCGCATCCTCGGGCCGGCCACTCGAGAGCCGTTCCATGACCCGATGACCCGCGGCCTCCAGTTCCTGTGCCACCTCGTATGTCCTCGGGGCGGTCGTCCCATCAGGCATCTCCAGGACGACTGTCGCGAAATCCCCCTCGATGTCAGCGGCCAGCGTAGTGGGTACGATGCCCGCCGGCAACAGCGAGATGCTGAGCACGAGCATGCCCACGGCGCCCCCCATCGTGATCGCGGGCTGATCCGTCGCGAACCGCAGCGCGCGGTCCAACAGACCCTGCACGAACCGGTTCAGCAACTCGTTTACCCGACCCTGGATTCGAGAGAAGAAACGTTCGAATACGTTTACCGGCACCCATTCCGGACCCTTCAAATGGGACAGGTGGTTGGGTAACACCAGCAACGACTCGACCAGGGAGACCAATAGCATGGCGATGATGATGACCGGCAGAGCCCGCCATACGTCACCGATGCCGCCGGGGATGAACAGCAGCGGGACGAAAGCGACCACCGAAGTGAGCACCGCGAAAGTCAACGGCACCTTTATCCGTCGTACACCGCGGATCGCGGCTGTAACGCCGGGCGTTCCCCGGCTGCGTTCGTATTGAATGTGCTCGGATACGACGATGGCGTCGTCGACGACGATCCCTATGGCGAGTACGAAGGAAAACAGGCTGATTTCGTTGATCGACACACCGAACGCATTCATGACGGCCAGCGCGCCGATACCCGAAACAGCGAGGCCGGCGGCGACCCATATCGCAAGCCGGATCTGGAGAAACAGGCTGAGCGCGATCAACACCAGCAACAGTCCCAGGATTCCATTCTTGATCAGGAGATCGGCGCGTTCCTCATAGACCTGGGATTCGTCATTCCACATGGTAACGGCCACGCCGTCCGGCAGTGCCGGGATCACC
This genomic interval carries:
- a CDS encoding class I SAM-dependent methyltransferase, producing MKLGKLSRDLREAYRGTGVKGRVRHFDGWIARSARSARSARSARAAPESDGTGGYDHASTVQEYYDLCSGFMVWGWNESLHFVPLTPDESLEESIVRHQRLMISKLDLKPGMTVVDVGCGVGGPMRRVVRETGVKVVGINISEVQLKQARKLNAEAGIGHMVDYEACSFMNMDGIEDGTFDRGYAIESTCHAPDKVRAFEEIYRVLKPGALFWGQEMCLTDKFDPEDASHRAIEQELRRGIALNDIATFEEVNRALEAAGFHVIEGKDRDIQEGPSTPWYRTMDSRHGTLGNTLRRLPWGRKAIIAGSKMAEMLRLLPKGSSEVVRLLDRTADAYVSGGKTGIFTPLYCFLARKPL
- a CDS encoding efflux RND transporter permease subunit, with translation MSMENGNHKEPSGPIAYMAGNSVAANLLMWAIVAAGLVSLTGIDREAWPTTPFYHIEVSMAYPGATPEEIEESIVVKIEDQVSGLDDVKAVKSVAAPGIASVRVQMDSGTDMAQALNDIESAVNRIQSFPAGADRPSFREMDNRMSLMRLIVYGDVSERSLKELAYQIEDKLTVLPSVSQVDVSGVRKYEISIEVPLHRLSAFGLTLNDIADTIRRSSLNLSAGSIDTRESQVRIRTLGQNYDQQDFEDIVLLSRRDGTVVRLGDIAVVRDGFQESDLIVRHQNHPAVFVEVYRADGEQVMDVATNVRELLENEVIPALPDGVAVTMWNDESQVYEERADLLIKNGILGLLLVLIALSLFLQIRLAIWVAAGLAVSGIGALAVMNAFGVSINEISLFSFVLAIGIVVDDAIVVSEHIQYERSRGTPGVTAAIRGVRRIKVPLTFAVLTSVVAFVPLLFIPGGIGDVWRALPVIIIAMLLVSLVESLLVLPNHLSHLKGPEWVPVNVFERFFSRIQGRVNELLNRFVQGLLDRALRFATDQPAITMGGAVGMLVLSISLLPAGIVPTTLAADIEGDFATVVLEMPDGTTAPRTYEVAQELEAAGHRVMERLSSGRPEDAPPLLSGVTVTVGMGSRLEGGLNPAPTLNPQANIATIEFKLLSAQQRQISSGEVVQAWREEVGVLPYVRGLTFSGAVFDLGNPVEAVLSHPDPELLARIANDVVDGLREVAGVHDIRSDHTPGIPEMQLELRPEARTLDLTLEALAGQTRAAFFGADAVRVQRGREEVRVYVRLPADERSSITDIERYLVRTPGGAEVPVVSVATLNPGVSPPAIRRKDGQRVVTVSADVDAAVISGDQANNILEGSILAALTDVYPDLTYTFGGEQQQQLDSLDALYRGFAIALIMIFALLAIPLRSYTKPFIIMAVIPFGFIGVILGHWVLGVALSAVSFLGIFGLSGVVVNDSLVMIDFIDQKRKEGDPIRTAIIEGAKGRFRPIMLTSLTTFLGFTPLILETAIQAQFLVPFAASLGCGILFVTVIIMMVVPALSTIHLRMMKGGQI
- a CDS encoding cytochrome P450 — its product is MTETNKGTKPQPLTLTQELILMLLNEETGYFHQVPGWHLHCAVVGAVLAELSLRSRIDTDVESLFLLDQTPTGNSTIDFILEEIASEPNQQNTQYWIERLAPRAETIIDSVLDRLVEMKVLEHHDGEFWTLARVDWKMGLYEEDEKGTANQFIRTRISRAIFMNEIPDPRDVIVICLVNTCDVFRFMFQLDEESEQRIEFICKMDEIGRSIAEAVSHKMASPTLRRAAFTRKIPMVSLRKLLRNPHVRDGNLNALFASLAEEYGPVFKIRPPFARPMVFMAGLEVNRWVHKHGRMYLRARDYFSEFEKVYGASGLLPSLDGADHFRLRKSLSPAYSRGRLGGQLGQLYQHARRHMASWNVGDAYTASTMCRRMINSQLSPLFIGVDSQDVLDDLMKFKERALSVHVARILPKFTLNTPGMKRRAKALDTLMERIEGVHTPAQRADSPRDLVDEYLSLHASDPQFLPESNLRFSFSAALIASVYLGDMYSLVVYAMVSQPALYEKIREESDALFGNGDPEAEALAPPAIDVTHRFLMECMRMYPIVPMSIRNVMNVCVFDGYELPLGERLHIAPTATHYMRDIFPDPYKFDIDRYLPPRHEHRSPGYAPYGLGTHMCLGTRWMELQLAVNLLLLAHYFRLEMSPANFKLKFNPFPSLKPSKKLKFVITEQRRELPV